In Paenibacillus algicola, a genomic segment contains:
- a CDS encoding opine metallophore biosynthesis dehydrogenase — protein MDHVNRVLIAGTGPASIQLAVMMKHAGHVITGIAGRMSLRSEGFYASLKASSSCIAVKVQNPAHSRLAGECCLDQVFQGYETITGTWDILILSVTTDAYLQVLKQIPPQVLSSLTTIVLLSPTFGSNRLVQRYVRSSGSAAEIISFSTYLGDTRWESGSPGHQVLTAAVKKRLYISSTDSNSVIIPHLTEMYRNLGVDLVRLSSPLEAETRNLSLIVHPPLFMNDVTLSAIFEKPQPQRYVYKMFPEGPITQDLISGMLAYWHEIEGLLSKLGLSGMNLLQFMTDDNYPVRPESLSRQDIEQFPALEPIHQQYLLYVRYVSLLIDPFSEPDENGRYYDFSAVPIRPVYVNKEGELDIPRMPKEDYYRIKIIQGMAKHLGIPSPAADHFIATYERWLIQSASANEAFPLSSGFNVQSFQEDINSICQDLMTETSKA, from the coding sequence ATGGATCATGTTAACCGCGTCTTGATTGCAGGAACAGGCCCCGCCTCCATTCAGCTGGCCGTCATGATGAAGCATGCTGGACATGTCATCACCGGTATTGCCGGGAGGATGTCGCTGCGGTCTGAAGGCTTTTATGCATCTCTAAAGGCAAGCTCTTCATGCATTGCGGTAAAGGTACAGAATCCAGCTCACAGCCGATTAGCCGGAGAATGCTGCCTGGATCAAGTGTTTCAGGGCTATGAGACCATTACGGGAACGTGGGATATTCTCATCCTGTCGGTGACTACAGACGCTTACCTTCAGGTGCTGAAGCAAATTCCACCGCAGGTGCTAAGCTCGCTGACAACCATCGTGCTGCTGTCGCCAACCTTTGGCTCCAACCGACTGGTTCAGCGTTATGTACGGAGCAGTGGAAGTGCGGCTGAGATTATCAGCTTCTCCACCTACCTTGGGGATACCCGCTGGGAAAGCGGATCGCCGGGACATCAGGTTCTGACCGCTGCAGTGAAGAAGAGACTGTATATCAGCTCCACAGACTCCAATTCTGTGATCATACCTCATCTAACAGAGATGTATCGCAATCTGGGGGTGGATTTGGTTCGGCTGTCTTCACCGCTGGAAGCGGAAACTCGCAATCTTTCGTTAATTGTCCATCCGCCGCTGTTCATGAATGATGTTACGCTTTCTGCTATTTTTGAGAAGCCCCAGCCGCAGAGATATGTGTACAAAATGTTCCCGGAAGGACCGATCACCCAGGATCTGATATCAGGAATGCTTGCGTATTGGCATGAGATTGAGGGGCTCTTATCGAAGCTCGGCTTATCCGGCATGAATCTACTGCAATTTATGACCGATGATAATTATCCGGTACGCCCCGAGAGCCTCAGCAGACAGGATATTGAGCAATTTCCTGCTCTGGAGCCGATTCACCAGCAATATTTACTGTACGTGCGCTATGTGTCGTTACTGATTGATCCTTTCTCAGAGCCTGACGAGAACGGACGATATTATGATTTCTCTGCTGTTCCCATCCGTCCTGTGTATGTGAACAAAGAGGGTGAGCTGGATATTCCCAGAATGCCCAAAGAGGATTATTACCGCATCAAGATCATTCAGGGAATGGCCAAGCATCTGGGAATCCCTTCTCCGGCCGCGGATCATTTTATTGCTACATATGAACGCTGGCTGATCCAATCCGCTTCAGCAAATGAAGCCTTCCCGCTCTCAAGCGGGTTTAATGTTCAGAGCTTTCAAGAGGATATCAACAGCATCTGCCAGGATTTAATGACTGAAACCAGCAAAGCTTAG
- the cntA gene encoding staphylopine-dependent metal ABC transporter substrate-binding lipoprotein, with protein MRVRRSFWITMLTLAALVLLSACNSSEQAEKQAANPENKESKEIVYATAKDIVDMNPHLYAGSMPAQGIVYESLVESTQEGIAPLLAASWELSEDGKVYTFKLREDVTFHDGEPFNAEAVKQNLEAVLSNAAKHSWIGLTTRIESCNVIDEFTVELVLTEGYQPALNELAMTRPFVFISPKSFINGETKDGVQSYHGTGPYKLAEHKVDQYAVFEANEQYWNGAPAVKKITSKVLPAGETTFLALQKGEVNFVFTDDRGADSLDEEAMEALVASGKYQLERSEPMNTKMIAANSGKTDSPVSELAVREAIWHAIDRETISSQIMNGAEGPAEALFSANVYAADLPLKKREFDLETSKSLLESAGWVMKEGEAVRTKNGKPLAMSVYFDVNSSTQKIQAEYIQSTLKEIGMQLELVGEESSSIANRRGTGEYDLLFNQTWGLAYDPQSTIAAFALESSYLHTTKGMKDADVLYSKIEQARAAQEESEAKALYADILNMVHEEAVFIPLTHGSVTVLAPSDLTGLAFKQTQFELPFERMSFK; from the coding sequence GTGAGAGTAAGAAGATCATTTTGGATAACGATGCTAACCCTGGCAGCCCTGGTGCTGCTATCTGCCTGCAATTCTTCAGAGCAAGCCGAGAAGCAGGCAGCAAATCCAGAGAACAAAGAGAGTAAAGAGATTGTATATGCAACGGCAAAGGATATTGTCGATATGAATCCCCATCTTTATGCAGGCTCCATGCCGGCACAGGGCATTGTATACGAATCTCTGGTGGAGAGCACTCAAGAAGGAATTGCTCCGCTGCTCGCTGCATCGTGGGAGCTGTCTGAGGATGGCAAGGTGTACACGTTCAAGCTGAGAGAGGACGTGACCTTCCATGATGGAGAGCCGTTTAATGCAGAAGCGGTGAAACAGAACCTCGAGGCTGTCTTGAGCAATGCGGCCAAGCATTCCTGGATCGGACTGACAACCCGGATTGAAAGCTGCAATGTCATTGATGAGTTTACTGTCGAGCTCGTGCTCACGGAAGGATATCAGCCGGCCTTGAATGAGCTGGCGATGACCCGGCCGTTTGTATTCATCTCTCCAAAAAGCTTTATCAATGGCGAGACCAAGGATGGCGTACAGAGCTACCACGGGACGGGCCCTTACAAGCTTGCCGAGCATAAGGTTGACCAATATGCCGTGTTTGAAGCCAACGAGCAGTACTGGAACGGCGCACCGGCCGTCAAGAAAATCACCTCCAAGGTGCTTCCAGCCGGCGAAACCACCTTCCTGGCCCTGCAAAAGGGTGAAGTGAACTTTGTGTTTACCGATGACCGGGGTGCTGACAGCCTGGATGAAGAAGCTATGGAGGCTCTGGTTGCCTCAGGAAAATATCAGCTGGAGCGCAGCGAGCCCATGAATACGAAGATGATCGCAGCGAACAGCGGCAAGACAGACAGTCCGGTTAGTGAGCTGGCGGTACGGGAAGCCATCTGGCATGCCATTGATCGCGAAACGATCAGCAGCCAGATTATGAATGGCGCTGAAGGGCCGGCAGAAGCGCTCTTCTCTGCGAATGTGTACGCAGCCGACCTGCCGCTTAAGAAACGAGAATTTGACCTGGAAACATCCAAGTCCTTGCTGGAATCAGCCGGATGGGTGATGAAGGAGGGTGAGGCGGTACGTACGAAGAACGGTAAGCCGCTTGCGATGAGCGTTTATTTTGACGTTAACTCCAGTACGCAGAAGATCCAGGCGGAATATATCCAAAGCACGTTGAAGGAAATCGGTATGCAGCTGGAGCTGGTGGGCGAAGAATCCTCTTCCATTGCCAATCGCCGCGGAACGGGCGAGTATGACCTATTGTTCAATCAAACCTGGGGACTTGCGTACGACCCGCAGAGCACGATCGCCGCATTTGCCCTGGAATCCTCGTATCTGCATACGACGAAAGGAATGAAGGACGCAGATGTCCTGTACTCCAAGATCGAACAGGCTCGGGCCGCGCAAGAGGAATCCGAAGCGAAAGCGCTATATGCCGACATTTTGAACATGGTTCATGAAGAAGCGGTGTTTATCCCTCTGACACACGGAAGTGTAACGGTTCTTGCCCCAAGCGACTTAACCGGACTTGCATTCAAGCAGACGCAGTTCGAGCTGCCATTTGAGCGGATGAGCTTCAAATAA
- the opp1B gene encoding nickel/cobalt ABC transporter permease — protein sequence MLRYVSRRWILSIPLLVIISFLTFVLIHLSPMKPAQVVLQAQGVPVITEELIIETEQRLGLDRPFLLRFGDWLLSCLKLDFGDSYVTGQTVWSMLSPALWNTLKLTLVSMVAIVTLSIVLGVICALKAGSWVDHSVRSVSFFLTAMPAYALAALLIWLFSIRLDLLPTSGMDSIQSYVLPVIIITTTYAGLYFRVIRTSMLNNLNQNYVLYGRACGLPESKIILSVLRNSLQVAVSVFCMAVPIILGSTVVVENIFAWPGLGSLSVRAILGRDFPVIQAFVLVLAAAFVIFNTFSDTINAVLNPKSREGM from the coding sequence GTGCTTCGTTATGTTAGCCGCAGATGGATTCTGTCGATTCCGCTGCTTGTGATTATTTCGTTTCTAACCTTTGTTCTGATCCATTTATCACCGATGAAGCCGGCGCAGGTCGTCCTACAGGCACAAGGGGTACCGGTTATTACAGAAGAGCTGATTATCGAAACAGAGCAGAGGCTGGGGCTTGACCGCCCCTTTCTGCTGCGCTTCGGAGATTGGCTGCTGTCCTGTCTGAAGCTAGATTTCGGCGATTCCTATGTTACAGGGCAAACCGTATGGTCGATGCTTAGTCCGGCGCTGTGGAACACACTTAAGCTCACGCTCGTGTCCATGGTGGCGATTGTGACGCTGTCCATTGTGCTTGGCGTAATCTGTGCGCTTAAAGCGGGCTCATGGGTAGATCATTCGGTGCGGTCAGTCTCTTTCTTTCTGACTGCGATGCCGGCTTATGCACTCGCTGCGCTGCTGATCTGGTTGTTCTCGATTCGACTGGATCTGCTCCCCACAAGCGGAATGGATTCCATCCAAAGCTATGTGCTTCCTGTCATCATCATTACAACGACCTATGCCGGACTTTATTTCCGCGTCATTCGGACCTCAATGCTTAACAATCTGAACCAAAATTACGTGCTTTACGGCAGAGCATGTGGGCTTCCGGAATCCAAAATTATCTTGAGCGTATTAAGAAATTCACTACAGGTGGCGGTATCGGTATTCTGTATGGCGGTGCCGATTATTCTCGGCAGCACGGTGGTGGTCGAAAATATTTTTGCATGGCCGGGTCTAGGCAGCTTGAGCGTTCGGGCCATCCTTGGCCGAGATTTCCCGGTTATTCAAGCCTTTGTGCTCGTGCTGGCTGCGGCTTTTGTCATCTTTAATACGTTCTCCGACACGATTAATGCTGTGCTCAATCCGAAATCCAGAGAGGGGATGTAG
- a CDS encoding diaminopimelate epimerase — translation MEVKFIKTNPTQNMTILVESRHGREDYGQVAQRMMSYDHVFAEQVGFIEQAEGQEAWARLQMMSGEFCGNAAMSLAAVMAWKWNLPLGRSLDIPLEVSGADQLLSCRVTADAAPGYTCRLELPPPLSIEPSVLLLRESALTISAALVRYPGICHAILEVAPGEVNLRSIAEQAVQSLAATCDEQAVGIMLYCPDTQEMEPLVYIPAASSLVWERGCGSGAAAVGAWLARQQQRHIHTQIKQPGGTMEVWAQIENRQITRLAIQGQVHISASGTAYI, via the coding sequence ATGGAGGTCAAGTTTATTAAGACGAATCCCACCCAGAATATGACGATCCTCGTAGAGAGCCGTCACGGCCGCGAGGATTACGGACAAGTGGCACAGCGCATGATGTCCTATGATCATGTTTTTGCAGAGCAGGTCGGGTTTATTGAGCAAGCTGAAGGTCAGGAGGCCTGGGCCAGACTGCAGATGATGTCCGGGGAATTTTGCGGTAATGCGGCGATGTCACTGGCAGCGGTGATGGCATGGAAATGGAATCTGCCGCTGGGGCGCAGTCTTGACATTCCACTGGAGGTGTCTGGTGCAGATCAACTGCTATCGTGCAGGGTTACGGCAGATGCGGCTCCTGGATATACCTGCAGGCTGGAGCTGCCGCCGCCGTTAAGTATCGAGCCATCAGTTCTGTTGCTTCGTGAATCAGCACTCACGATTTCTGCTGCCCTGGTTCGCTACCCTGGCATTTGCCACGCGATCCTTGAGGTTGCCCCTGGAGAAGTGAATTTACGATCTATTGCTGAACAGGCAGTACAGTCTTTAGCAGCCACCTGCGATGAGCAGGCCGTCGGGATTATGCTTTACTGCCCGGATACGCAGGAGATGGAGCCGCTCGTATACATACCGGCTGCCAGTAGCCTGGTGTGGGAGCGGGGCTGCGGCTCGGGAGCCGCTGCGGTAGGCGCCTGGCTTGCAAGGCAACAACAGCGTCATATACATACTCAGATCAAGCAGCCTGGAGGAACCATGGAGGTTTGGGCTCAGATTGAAAATCGGCAAATTACCCGCCTGGCCATTCAGGGGCAGGTACATATTTCTGCGTCCGGAACAGCGTATATCTAA
- a CDS encoding nicotianamine synthase family protein produces the protein MISVEKDSLQQQMESFLSRFRQLNKAFELNDQSYSEMEETIGQYTAFIVHPDHEAAWGAMPEQTMHFKELAEDLRQEACHCVWAMEKHRARAWLENRPDIADYFHNIEDCIEAEFQGAGMNKHSKVLMIGSGAFPMTPLLIQRRTGAQVVGIDIDAEANRLAVQVLQKLECREIQIEQLTVDQLSFTREATHIIFASTIPEKFDLLQQLHDLTNPDVIIAMRYGNGLKSLFNYPLLEVSPALWTLSEQVRQPGQVFETALYRKSAAVTAFSSARGEFHGSC, from the coding sequence ATGATTTCGGTCGAAAAAGACTCATTACAGCAGCAAATGGAATCTTTTTTATCCCGCTTCCGTCAATTGAACAAGGCCTTCGAGCTTAACGATCAAAGCTATAGTGAGATGGAAGAGACGATCGGGCAGTATACTGCGTTTATCGTTCATCCAGATCACGAGGCCGCCTGGGGCGCCATGCCTGAGCAAACGATGCATTTCAAAGAGCTGGCGGAAGATTTGCGGCAGGAAGCTTGTCATTGTGTATGGGCCATGGAGAAGCATCGGGCAAGAGCCTGGCTGGAAAACCGTCCTGATATTGCAGACTACTTTCATAACATTGAAGACTGTATTGAAGCAGAGTTTCAAGGTGCTGGCATGAACAAGCATTCCAAGGTGCTAATGATCGGTTCTGGTGCCTTTCCGATGACTCCTTTATTGATTCAGCGGCGGACAGGTGCACAGGTAGTCGGCATTGACATCGATGCTGAAGCCAACCGCCTTGCTGTGCAGGTACTGCAAAAGCTGGAGTGCAGAGAAATCCAGATCGAGCAGCTTACCGTGGATCAGCTCAGCTTCACCCGGGAGGCCACGCACATTATATTTGCGTCTACGATTCCGGAGAAGTTTGATCTTCTGCAGCAGCTTCATGATCTAACGAATCCCGATGTGATCATCGCCATGCGGTATGGAAACGGATTGAAATCATTATTTAATTACCCGCTGCTGGAAGTCAGTCCGGCGCTATGGACGCTCTCGGAGCAGGTTCGTCAGCCGGGTCAGGTGTTTGAGACGGCATTGTACCGGAAAAGCGCAGCTGTCACCGCATTCAGCTCAGCGCGTGGAGAATTCCATGGATCATGTTAA
- a CDS encoding serine/threonine protein kinase, producing the protein MHLFHRMREFMMAWRDYPLQPGSMLHERYQVMSLLGEGSYGLTYLCHDQDSGNQVAVKQSRRSKGSSSRLLLQREARMLRLLHHPRIPAYLDCFQAERCDFMVMTYLEGRTLEELIFEQGHTYGEAECFALAQQLLELAVHVHDCGFVHLDLRIPNVIIQGDELYLIDFGLSRQVGEELPSIHQKHRPAFWRKPAAATGSKVADETSDLEDIGHFMLFMLYSSYEPENGITAQECSWREELDLSTQMRQFLDSLFGHSHPFSNSREALAAIRQRQS; encoded by the coding sequence ATGCATTTATTTCACAGAATGCGGGAGTTTATGATGGCCTGGAGAGATTACCCCCTGCAGCCTGGAAGTATGCTCCACGAACGATATCAGGTCATGTCTCTGCTTGGAGAAGGCAGCTATGGCTTGACCTATCTTTGTCACGATCAGGATTCCGGTAATCAAGTGGCCGTCAAGCAAAGCCGCCGCAGCAAGGGATCATCCTCACGCCTTCTGCTTCAGCGGGAGGCCCGGATGCTGCGGCTGCTGCATCACCCGCGGATTCCAGCTTATCTGGATTGCTTCCAAGCAGAACGCTGCGATTTTATGGTCATGACATATTTGGAAGGTAGGACACTGGAGGAGCTCATCTTTGAGCAGGGGCATACATACGGAGAAGCCGAATGCTTCGCCTTGGCTCAGCAGCTATTGGAGCTGGCTGTTCACGTTCATGATTGCGGCTTTGTACATCTGGATCTGCGAATTCCGAACGTGATCATTCAGGGGGATGAGCTGTATCTTATTGATTTCGGGTTAAGCCGCCAGGTGGGAGAAGAACTGCCCTCCATCCATCAGAAGCACCGGCCTGCCTTCTGGCGAAAGCCTGCTGCTGCAACCGGCAGCAAGGTGGCTGATGAGACAAGCGATTTAGAGGACATCGGTCATTTCATGCTGTTCATGCTTTACTCGTCTTACGAGCCGGAAAACGGCATAACCGCTCAGGAGTGCAGCTGGAGAGAAGAATTAGACCTTTCAACTCAAATGAGGCAGTTCCTTGACTCCCTCTTTGGGCATTCTCACCCTTTTTCTAATTCTAGGGAAGCGTTAGCGGCAATTCGACAGCGGCAGTCATAG
- a CDS encoding DUF368 domain-containing protein yields the protein MEWRNLYRGFVMGTTDLIPGVSGGTLAVVLGIYERLLEAISGIFSKDWKRHWSFLIPLGIGMVLAIGSLSRLIEYLLEHHYAPTQFFFTGLILGVLPMLIRLAEVKRNFTGPHIGVLIVCILLMALLGFIQGDKEGGELIDLNVVNGIGMFFAGWLASMAMLLPGVSGSFMLLMVGVYPTAINALSNLDVPVIAVIGAGVLAGFYFSSKGIRYLMSAFPNMMYAVMIGLIAGSVLVIFPGVPAGFGSIVICLLTFLAGAGIAIYFGSSKRVQKS from the coding sequence ATGGAATGGAGAAATCTTTATCGCGGCTTTGTGATGGGAACCACCGATCTGATACCAGGGGTCAGCGGCGGCACTCTGGCCGTAGTACTCGGTATATACGAGCGTTTGTTAGAAGCAATCAGCGGCATATTCAGTAAAGACTGGAAGCGTCACTGGAGCTTTCTGATCCCGCTGGGCATCGGGATGGTGCTCGCAATCGGATCGTTGAGCCGATTGATTGAATACTTGCTGGAGCATCACTACGCACCCACTCAATTTTTCTTTACGGGACTGATTCTCGGGGTACTTCCAATGCTCATTCGGCTGGCGGAGGTCAAACGTAATTTTACAGGTCCGCACATCGGGGTTTTAATTGTATGTATTCTGCTGATGGCCTTGCTTGGCTTCATCCAGGGTGACAAAGAGGGCGGGGAGCTGATTGACCTCAACGTCGTGAATGGCATCGGCATGTTCTTTGCCGGCTGGCTGGCCAGCATGGCCATGCTGCTTCCGGGTGTCAGCGGCTCCTTTATGCTGTTGATGGTTGGGGTATACCCAACAGCCATTAATGCACTGTCTAACCTGGATGTACCGGTCATTGCTGTGATCGGAGCCGGTGTGCTGGCAGGCTTTTATTTCAGCAGTAAAGGGATTCGGTATTTGATGTCTGCTTTTCCAAACATGATGTATGCGGTCATGATCGGCCTGATCGCCGGTTCGGTACTCGTCATATTCCCGGGTGTTCCGGCAGGCTTTGGCTCCATAGTGATTTGCCTTCTTACTTTCCTGGCGGGAGCCGGCATTGCGATATACTTTGGCTCCTCCAAGAGAGTGCAGAAAAGCTAG